From a single Anaerolineales bacterium genomic region:
- a CDS encoding redoxin domain-containing protein, protein MTLQPGSPVPDFELPDLNGSPHRLSDYRGRIVIVNFWSCECPHSERTDKAIMAMFVQWQDDAVMLSIAANRNETAADVKKASEARRLPTVLLDADCRAADLFDAQTTPHVFVIDRDGILRYRGAVDDVTFRNRTPSRFFLDEAVESLLEGRLPALTESPAYGCAIVREI, encoded by the coding sequence ACCTTGCAACCTGGTTCCCCCGTCCCCGATTTTGAACTGCCCGACCTCAACGGCAGCCCGCACCGCCTGTCCGATTACCGCGGCAGGATCGTCATCGTCAACTTTTGGTCGTGCGAATGTCCGCACTCGGAGCGCACCGACAAAGCCATCATGGCGATGTTCGTGCAATGGCAGGACGATGCTGTGATGCTGTCCATTGCCGCGAACAGGAACGAAACAGCCGCAGACGTGAAAAAGGCGTCCGAAGCGCGCCGCCTGCCCACGGTCCTGTTGGATGCGGATTGCCGCGCAGCGGATCTGTTCGATGCGCAGACCACGCCGCATGTCTTCGTCATCGACCGGGACGGTATCCTGCGCTATCGCGGCGCCGTGGATGATGTCACCTTTCGCAACCGCACGCCGTCCCGCTTCTTTCTGGACGAGGCGGTTGAGTCGCTGCTCGAGGGGCGTTTGCCTGCGCTGACGGAGTCTCCCGCCTATGGCTGTGCCATTGTGCGTGAAATTTGA